TCCTTTTTATTCTTCAGATTTTGATAATAAGAAGCGGAAATGTCGTTTACCAGATTTCGTTTTTGAAAATAACAGACGCCGGACTTGCAACCTCGCTGAATCTTGTGCTTAAACTTTGCGGCGCAACTCTTCCGCTTGCCCTTATGCTTTCTGTTACGAAACTTGCCGACCTTTCAAACGCGCTTGTTGAAAAACTTCACGTTCCGTACAAATACGCATTTACATTGACAACCGCAATCCGTTTTATTCCGGTTTTTGCGCAGGAAATGGAAGGAATTCAGGAAGCCCAGACTTCACGCGGAATCCAGCTGGACACAAAAAATCCGCTGAAAAAACTTGCGCTGATTTTGCCTTTGTGCGCTCCCCTTTTGGTTTCTTCAGTGCGGAAAACAAGCGGGACTGCAATTGCGGCTGACTTGCGCGGATTCAAACTGCGGACATCCGGCTGCTGCCTAAAAAAATATCCATATAAAGCGCGGGACTTTGCGTGCTTTGCCGTGTCATTTTTACTGATTGCGGTGAGTATTTGCGAAAAATTTATAAAATGAATTTTTTTTCAGAAATTTTGCACTTTCTGCTTGACCAACGAAAGTAATTCAGATATATTCTATTTCGTTGATTGCATGGTGCCTGTAGTTCAGGGGTAGAGCGCCAGATTGTGGATCTGGTTGTCGTGGGTTCAAATCCCACCAGGCACCCGGATTCCAACGTGGAGCCGTGCAGCAGGACGCGTTCGTAGCTCAACTGGATAGAGCAGTGGACTTCGAATCCGAAGGTTGCACGTTCGAGCCGTGTCGGACGCATAAAATCGGGCGATTAGCTCAGCTGGTAGAGCAACAGACTCTTAATCTGTGGGTCGGGAGT
The window above is part of the uncultured Treponema sp. genome. Proteins encoded here:
- a CDS encoding energy-coupling factor transporter transmembrane component T, yielding MKGLVDYVPGTSVFHKMNPVSKLIFSMAVCASCFISSSAEILVLLLAVDIATGILCGISTRTFRLLKGLVKISVFLFILQILIIRSGNVVYQISFLKITDAGLATSLNLVLKLCGATLPLALMLSVTKLADLSNALVEKLHVPYKYAFTLTTAIRFIPVFAQEMEGIQEAQTSRGIQLDTKNPLKKLALILPLCAPLLVSSVRKTSGTAIAADLRGFKLRTSGCCLKKYPYKARDFACFAVSFLLIAVSICEKFIK